The proteins below are encoded in one region of Ereboglobus luteus:
- a CDS encoding (Fe-S)-binding protein: MTSDHECPDRPTGKHIQLMATCLCDALFDDVGAATVEILEHLGCAIDFPEAQTCCGQPAFNSGDWNASRKVLRHVLDTFTGDAPLIIPSASCAAMIRHGALIAFEKEPQTLPAARKLAGRTWELVDYIVNGLGVTKWPGRVDAPASVVFHRSCHSRGTATGAAALMLLRSIEGLRVLEFDESEQCCGFGGTFSVTFPHISKSMGELKLDHLLAGNPDMIVSIDQSCLMSLGGLAAKGGRPVKTMHIAQLLRDSLRGVVANSST; this comes from the coding sequence ATGACCAGCGACCACGAATGTCCCGACCGACCGACCGGCAAACACATCCAGCTCATGGCCACCTGCCTGTGCGACGCGCTTTTCGACGATGTGGGCGCGGCCACTGTCGAGATACTCGAGCACCTCGGCTGCGCGATTGATTTTCCCGAGGCGCAAACCTGCTGCGGCCAGCCGGCGTTCAACAGCGGTGACTGGAACGCCTCGCGCAAAGTGCTCCGCCATGTGCTCGACACGTTCACCGGCGACGCCCCGTTGATCATTCCCTCGGCCTCGTGCGCCGCGATGATTCGCCACGGCGCGTTGATCGCCTTCGAAAAGGAGCCGCAAACGCTTCCCGCCGCTCGGAAACTCGCCGGGCGCACATGGGAGCTTGTCGATTACATTGTGAACGGGCTCGGCGTCACCAAGTGGCCGGGACGCGTGGACGCGCCCGCCTCCGTTGTTTTTCACCGCTCATGTCACTCGCGCGGCACGGCGACTGGCGCGGCCGCGCTCATGCTTCTGCGATCCATTGAGGGTTTGCGCGTGCTCGAGTTCGACGAGTCCGAGCAATGCTGTGGTTTTGGCGGCACGTTCTCCGTGACGTTTCCGCACATTTCAAAATCGATGGGCGAACTCAAGCTCGACCACCTGCTCGCGGGCAATCCCGACATGATTGTCTCCATCGACCAAAGCTGCCTGATGAGTCTCGGCGGTCTTGCCGCAAAAGGCGGGCGTCCGGTGAAAACGATGCACATTGCGCAACTGCTACGCGATTCGTTGCGCGGTGTTGTTGCGAACAGTTCGACTTAA
- a CDS encoding aminotransferase class I/II-fold pyridoxal phosphate-dependent enzyme: protein MPFPFFQKSKKPILARCHDDQVTKMRLKYNPYYHAMQSQRGTEITIDGRPAIMLASNDYLGLSFHPKVIEAACAATRKWGTSSTGARISNGSRAYHLELEEKLAAFLGREACHVHAAGYLSCVSAVACFAQKGDIILADKNNHSSLWDGTRLSHAQVERFSHNNTADLADLAESLPPATPKMFVAEGVYSMEGHIAALPALLDVADRYNTFNVIDDAHGFGVLGRQGRGTVDHFGLNDRVDVLCGSLSKSLSSTGGFIVGSRAVIEYLRTHSKQTIFSAALSPGQTAAAQAALEVLQTEPQHHERLWQNTRRYRDMLHSLKLDTWGSEAPAIPVVLGSKERVYRFWQALLEKGVFTVMSIAPAVPPGKDLIRTAISAQHTDEQLERIADAMAYAVKKL from the coding sequence ATGCCGTTTCCATTTTTCCAGAAATCAAAGAAGCCCATTCTCGCGCGCTGCCATGACGACCAGGTCACAAAAATGCGCCTGAAATACAATCCCTATTATCACGCCATGCAGTCGCAGCGTGGCACCGAAATCACCATCGACGGGCGTCCCGCGATCATGCTCGCGAGCAACGACTACCTCGGGCTCTCCTTCCACCCCAAGGTCATCGAGGCCGCCTGCGCCGCGACGCGCAAATGGGGAACCAGTTCCACCGGCGCGCGCATTTCCAACGGCTCGCGCGCATACCATCTGGAGCTCGAGGAAAAACTCGCGGCGTTTCTCGGTCGCGAGGCCTGCCATGTGCACGCCGCCGGTTATCTTTCCTGCGTGAGCGCAGTCGCCTGTTTTGCGCAGAAAGGGGACATCATTCTCGCCGACAAAAACAACCACTCGAGCCTCTGGGACGGAACTCGTCTCTCGCACGCGCAAGTGGAGCGCTTTTCGCACAACAACACCGCCGATCTCGCCGACCTCGCGGAATCGCTTCCGCCCGCGACGCCGAAAATGTTTGTCGCCGAGGGCGTTTATTCGATGGAGGGCCACATCGCGGCGCTCCCCGCGCTTCTCGACGTCGCCGACCGTTACAACACGTTCAACGTGATCGATGATGCGCACGGCTTCGGCGTGCTCGGACGGCAGGGGCGCGGCACGGTCGATCATTTTGGCCTCAACGACCGCGTCGATGTTCTCTGCGGCAGCCTTTCGAAATCGCTCTCGAGCACGGGCGGTTTTATCGTCGGCAGCCGCGCGGTGATCGAGTATCTCCGCACCCATTCCAAGCAGACTATTTTCAGCGCCGCGCTCAGTCCCGGCCAAACCGCCGCCGCGCAGGCCGCGCTCGAAGTCCTGCAAACCGAACCGCAGCATCACGAGCGTCTCTGGCAAAACACCAGGCGTTATCGCGACATGCTCCACTCGCTCAAACTCGACACTTGGGGCAGCGAAGCGCCCGCCATCCCCGTCGTGCTCGGCTCGAAGGAGCGCGTTTACCGTTTCTGGCAGGCGCTTCTCGAAAAAGGCGTCTTCACAGTCATGTCGATCGCTCCGGCGGTGCCTCCCGGCAAGGACTTGATCCGCACCGCGATTTCGGCCCAGCACACCGACGAACAGCTCGAGCGCATCGCCGACGCGATGGCTTACGCCGTGAAAAAATTATAG
- a CDS encoding TorF family putative porin has protein sequence MKKIAILITMLAGIAGLTASAQQSATSYKVTTDFSYTSQYVFRGLKAASDAFTPSVEVAVDDFYAGLWTMQPVSDWRGERPQNEVDIYAGYKHNLTETISLEGIATYYWYPDATGDETSKTYELGVGATWSKNRLSASAYYYYDFRKEASTVVGSVGYSFPIEKLGTSVDVAFYLGTVGANDWAPDTIGASQKNSYNYYGFDVSIPYRIRDNATVTLGLHYANNENTPLNTPDNRFWVTLGLSIGF, from the coding sequence ATGCTCGCGGGTATTGCCGGGCTTACGGCTTCCGCGCAACAGTCAGCGACCTCGTATAAAGTTACGACGGATTTTAGCTATACATCCCAGTATGTGTTTCGCGGTTTGAAGGCCGCGAGCGACGCGTTCACACCATCGGTCGAAGTCGCGGTTGATGATTTTTACGCCGGCTTGTGGACGATGCAGCCCGTCTCCGACTGGCGCGGTGAAAGGCCCCAAAACGAGGTCGATATTTACGCCGGTTATAAACACAACCTGACCGAGACGATTTCCCTCGAGGGCATCGCAACCTACTACTGGTATCCCGACGCCACCGGAGATGAAACCTCGAAGACGTATGAGCTCGGTGTTGGCGCAACATGGTCAAAGAACCGCCTGTCGGCGAGCGCCTACTATTATTACGACTTCCGCAAGGAGGCCAGCACGGTGGTCGGCTCCGTCGGCTACAGCTTCCCGATCGAGAAGCTGGGCACGTCGGTTGACGTTGCGTTCTATCTCGGCACCGTCGGCGCCAACGACTGGGCTCCCGACACGATTGGTGCCAGCCAGAAGAATTCCTACAACTACTACGGCTTCGACGTGAGCATTCCCTATCGCATCCGCGACAATGCGACCGTCACCCTCGGCCTGCACTACGCGAACAACGAAAACACGCCTCTCAACACGCCGGACAACCGTTTCTGGGTCACCCTCGGCCTGTCGATTGGCTTCTAA